The window ACGCGGGACAGAGATTATCGCTGCTGAGGATATGTTTCTTGACTTCCTTGCGACCCGAGTTCTGGAAAAAGTGACGCGCGGGGTAGCACGGCGAGTTATAATTGACAATCAGGAGTTTAATTCTTATAATGATGTTTTGAAGCGGCGAATGATAAAAGTTTTACTTCCGCAGATTGATGCCGATGCCACTGAGCGGCTGATTTTTTTAATTGAGCGCAATAAAGGCGGAAAATATCTGTTGACCCGGGGAGTTGAAGTGGAAATTAAAAGAGGTGTTACAACAGTGCCGGTTTTCCGGCAAAGGAATTTTGATGCCGATTAAACCCGCAGCGAGCAAGGCGATCGGTTCAATTGTCGTCTGGATTTTTATATTCGTTGCCGCCTGGTTGGTTTGGACGATTTTTTCCCAGCGTCAGGCAGGCGCGGCGAGGATAACATACACCGAGTTTATCAAGCAGGTTGAAGCAAATAATGTCGTCCGAGTGGTGTTGACCGAGCAGGACATTTCTGGGACGCTGCGGGAACCGATTACACCCGGTGGCGACAAAAATAAGAAGAGTTTTACCGAGTTCCGAACAACCGTTCCGAAAAATGACCCGGAACTCATATCCCGCCTTTTGAAGAGCGATGTTTATATTGATGCCCGAGAGCGGTCGCAGTGGCCCACAATTCTTATTTCGGTATTGCCCTGGGTTCTGGTGATTGGTATCTGGGTGCTTTTTATGCGGCGGATGACTTCGGGTCAGGACCGGGCTTTTACATTTGGCCGGTCAAGGGCGCGTCTGGTCACTTCGGACCGCCCCCAGGTGACATTTCAGGATGTTGCCGGTGTTGAGGAGGCGAAGGAGGAGTTACAGGAGGTGATTGCCTTTCTTAAATCACCCCAGAAGTTCCAACGGCTCGGGGGCAGAATCCCGAAAGGGGTGCTGTTGGTGGGACCGACCGGAACTGGTAAGACACTACTTGCCAAGGCGGTGGCGGGCGAAGCCGGGGTGCCGTTTCTATCCATTTCCGGCTCCGATTTTGTTGAGATGTTTGTTGGTGTTGGTGCGGCACGGGTTCGGGACCTATTTGAACAGGGCAAACGGAATGCGCCCTGTATTATCTTCATCGATGAGATTGACGCGGTCGGCAGGCAGCGCGGTGCGGGTTTGGGCGGTGGTCATGATGAGCGCGAACAGACTTTAAATCAGTTACTGGTTGAGATGGATGGTTTTGAGGCGGCGGATGGAGTAATCATTATGGCGGCAACAAACCGGCCCGACATTCTGGACCCGGCGCTTTTAAGGCCGGGAAGGTTTGACCGCCGGATTGTGGTTGACCTGCCCGATGTTGTCGGACGCGAAGGGATTTTGCAGGTGCACATTCGCAAGATTGCGGTTGCGCCCGATGTCGATGTCAAGGTTTTAGCAAGGGGAACGCCGGGCTTTTCCGGTGCCGATTTAGCGAATATGGTCAATGAGGCGGCGCTTCTGGCAGCGCGCCGGGGTCGCTCAGCAGTAACGATGCAGGATTTTGAAGATGCCAAAGATAAGGTTTTGATGGGGGTAGAGAGAAGAAGTTTGTTAATCAGCGAGCAGGAGCGAAGGTGGATTGCCTATCACGAGTCCGGTCATGCGCTCGTGTCAAGGTTGATTCCGGGTACGGACCCGATTCATAAGGTAACAATTATACCCCGGGGCCGGGCACTGGGCGTGACGCAACAACTGCCGCTTGACGACAAACGAATTTATTCGCGCCAGTACTGTCTTAATCAACTGGCGATTATGCTTGGGGGACGAGCGGCGGAAATGATTGTCTTTGGTGATATTTCGACCGGTTCCCGGGACGATATCGACCGGGCAACGATGCTTGCCCGCCGGATGGTTACCGAATGGGGTATGAGCGAGAAACTCGGTCCTTTGACCTTTGGGAAAGGTGAAGAGGAGATTTTTCTCGGTCGGGAACTTGGTTTGCACCGCACCTTTTCTGAAGAGACCGCGCAGTTGATTGATTCGGAGATCAAGCGGTTTGTTGATGGTCAGGCAGAAAGGGCGTTCCGGCTGGTGAATGAAAACCGAGAGAAACTGGAGGCGCTGGCAAAAACGCTGCTGGAAAAAGAGGTTTTAACCGGTGCCGATGTTGACCGCATCCTCGGTATTGCGGTCGGGGACAATCAGGAGTCATTGACGCCGCCGCTTTAATGAAAACTCAGGAGGTGGCAGATGTTTTCAGGTTGTATAACCGCGCTGATTACCCCGTTTAAAAACGGGGCGCTGGATATTGAAGGGTTAAGGGCAAATATCAAATTCCAACTTTCTGCTGGAGTGAGTGGATTACTTGTATGTGGTTCTACCGGTGAGGCGCCAAATCTGCTCGAAGAGGAGTGGCAAGAGGTAGTAAGGGTCGCGGTTGCCGAAGCCGGGGGTAAAACAAAGGTACTTGCCGGTGCCGGGACAAACAGTACAGCGAAGTCGATAAAACAGGTGAAAAAGGCTGAGGAACTGGGTGTTGATGGGGTACTGATTGTTGCTCCTTACTACAATAAACCAACGCAGGAGGGACTCTACCGCCATTTCCGTGCCTGTGCCGAAGCGACAAAACTGCCGGTGATTATTTACAACATTCCACCCCGCAGCGTGGTGAATGTTCTACCGGTGACGGTAGAAAGACTGGCAAAGGACTGTTCTAATATTATGGCGGTAAAAGAGGCATCGGGTAGTATTGACCAGTCGAGCGAAATAGTTGTGCGGTGCGGGGAAAGGGTGGTTGTCCTTTCCGGTGATGACTCGCTGACGCTGCCGATTCTCGCAGTGGGTGGCAAAGGGGTGATTTCAGTTGTTTCAAACATCGTACCCGGTGATGTTGAACAGATGGTCCAGGACTATCTTGCGGGCAGGGTGAATGAGGCACGCCAGAAACACTTGAAACTGTTTCCTTTAGTAAAGGCGTTGTTTGTGGAAACCAATCCGATACCGGTCAAGGCAGCAATGAATATGCTAGGAATGGCAGCGGGCGAGCCGAGGTTGCCGCTCTGTCCATTGAGCAAGGAAAACGAGCCGTTATTACGCCGGGCACTTGCCGAGTATGGATTGTTGATAGAGAGATAGATGATAAAGGTTGTAGTGGTTGGCGTTTGCGGACGGATGGGAAGCGAAATCGTGCGCCTAATTCAGGAACAGCCGGATATGAAGATTGTTGCCGGAGTGGAAGCACCGGGTCATCCATTAGTCGGAACACCGGTAGGAAGCGGATTGGTGGTCAGCGAACTGAGTCAGGTGGTTGGTGAAGGAGATGTGGTGGTGGATTTTTCGGTTCCTGATGTGGTGCTGGAGAGCGTGCCGGTTTGCGTTCGGGCTGGTAAACCACTCGTTACCGGTGTTACCGGATTTAGGGAGGGCGAGATTGAAATACTCAAAGATGCCGGAAAGAAAGTTCCGATTCTGTATGCGGCAAACTTTTCAACCGGTATTGCGGTATTAAAAAGACTGGTAAAAGAAACTGCTCGGTTACTGGGGAAAAACTGGGATGTGCACATTGTCGAAGCGCATCACACAAAGAAAAAAGACACACCATCAGGAACGGCTAAGATGCTTGTCTCAGCGATAAAAGAGCAAATAGAAGACAAGTCGGTTGCGGTGAGCAGTATTCGGGCCGGGGATATAGTGGGTGTGCATCGAATTCTATTTGCCGGTCCGGGCGAACACATTGAACTGACTCATCAGGCAGAGAGCCGCGTCGCCTTTGTCTGGGGTGTAATAACAGGAGTTCGCTGGATAATTGGTAAAAAGCCAGGTTTCTATTCAATCGACGAAGTCATCGGTCTGAGTTAAATCGTCTCGACAAAAATTTCGGTGTTGGTGTAGACACACACCTGGGCAGCTGTTTCGATTGCGGTACGGGCGATTTTATCGGCGGGTAACTGGGTGTATTTTAGTAAAAGTCGGGCAGCAATCAGGGCATAGGGGCCACCTGAGCCGATGGCAACAATGCCGTCGTCCGGTTCAATCACATCACCCGAACCGGAGACGATAAAAGAAAATTGGTGGTCAATTATACCCAGAAGTGCTTCAAGGCGGCGGAGAATTCGGTCGGTACGCCAATCTTTTGCCAGTTCTACTACTGCCCGGGGCAGGTTGCCAGAAAATTCGTCCAACTTTGCCTCAAACCGTTCAAACAGGGTAAAGGCGTCGGCGGTAGCACCGGCAAAACCAACCAGTACCCGGCCGTTGTGTAGTTTGCGAATTTTTCGGGCACCCTGCTTGACAATCGTATCACCCATTGTTACCTGGCCATCCGATGCCATAGCGACCAAGTTGTTACGACGCAGTCCGATGATTGTTGTGCGGTGCATACTAACTCTGTCCATCAGGGTTCATTTTAATTGGAAAAGGGCGATTTGTAAAGTGAAACACTTGACTTTATTCAGACAATCGCTATTCTTTACCGCTGTGAAAATACTGGTAACGAGTGCGTTGCCCTACGCAAACGGAGAGATTCATTTTGGGCATCTTGCTGGTGCATACCTTCCTGCGGACATCTATGTGAAATACCACCGGCTGAAAGGTTCGGATATTGTTTTTATCTGTGGTTCGGATGAACACGGCGTGCCGATTACCATTGCCGCCCAGCAGGCAGGCATATCACCCCGGGAGTTGATTGAACGGTACCACCATTCAATAAAAAAGTCCTTTCA is drawn from candidate division WOR-3 bacterium and contains these coding sequences:
- the ftsH gene encoding ATP-dependent zinc metalloprotease FtsH, which translates into the protein MPIKPAASKAIGSIVVWIFIFVAAWLVWTIFSQRQAGAARITYTEFIKQVEANNVVRVVLTEQDISGTLREPITPGGDKNKKSFTEFRTTVPKNDPELISRLLKSDVYIDARERSQWPTILISVLPWVLVIGIWVLFMRRMTSGQDRAFTFGRSRARLVTSDRPQVTFQDVAGVEEAKEELQEVIAFLKSPQKFQRLGGRIPKGVLLVGPTGTGKTLLAKAVAGEAGVPFLSISGSDFVEMFVGVGAARVRDLFEQGKRNAPCIIFIDEIDAVGRQRGAGLGGGHDEREQTLNQLLVEMDGFEAADGVIIMAATNRPDILDPALLRPGRFDRRIVVDLPDVVGREGILQVHIRKIAVAPDVDVKVLARGTPGFSGADLANMVNEAALLAARRGRSAVTMQDFEDAKDKVLMGVERRSLLISEQERRWIAYHESGHALVSRLIPGTDPIHKVTIIPRGRALGVTQQLPLDDKRIYSRQYCLNQLAIMLGGRAAEMIVFGDISTGSRDDIDRATMLARRMVTEWGMSEKLGPLTFGKGEEEIFLGRELGLHRTFSEETAQLIDSEIKRFVDGQAERAFRLVNENREKLEALAKTLLEKEVLTGADVDRILGIAVGDNQESLTPPL
- the dapA gene encoding 4-hydroxy-tetrahydrodipicolinate synthase, coding for MFSGCITALITPFKNGALDIEGLRANIKFQLSAGVSGLLVCGSTGEAPNLLEEEWQEVVRVAVAEAGGKTKVLAGAGTNSTAKSIKQVKKAEELGVDGVLIVAPYYNKPTQEGLYRHFRACAEATKLPVIIYNIPPRSVVNVLPVTVERLAKDCSNIMAVKEASGSIDQSSEIVVRCGERVVVLSGDDSLTLPILAVGGKGVISVVSNIVPGDVEQMVQDYLAGRVNEARQKHLKLFPLVKALFVETNPIPVKAAMNMLGMAAGEPRLPLCPLSKENEPLLRRALAEYGLLIER
- the dapB gene encoding 4-hydroxy-tetrahydrodipicolinate reductase, encoding MIKVVVVGVCGRMGSEIVRLIQEQPDMKIVAGVEAPGHPLVGTPVGSGLVVSELSQVVGEGDVVVDFSVPDVVLESVPVCVRAGKPLVTGVTGFREGEIEILKDAGKKVPILYAANFSTGIAVLKRLVKETARLLGKNWDVHIVEAHHTKKKDTPSGTAKMLVSAIKEQIEDKSVAVSSIRAGDIVGVHRILFAGPGEHIELTHQAESRVAFVWGVITGVRWIIGKKPGFYSIDEVIGLS
- the hslV gene encoding ATP-dependent protease subunit HslV; amino-acid sequence: MHRTTIIGLRRNNLVAMASDGQVTMGDTIVKQGARKIRKLHNGRVLVGFAGATADAFTLFERFEAKLDEFSGNLPRAVVELAKDWRTDRILRRLEALLGIIDHQFSFIVSGSGDVIEPDDGIVAIGSGGPYALIAARLLLKYTQLPADKIARTAIETAAQVCVYTNTEIFVETI